One window of the Zea mays cultivar B73 chromosome 3, Zm-B73-REFERENCE-NAM-5.0, whole genome shotgun sequence genome contains the following:
- the LOC100280763 gene encoding Mitochondrial import inner membrane translocase subunit TIM8: MDSSALSNPRLMALIEEEKKRAMANELVAKLTFVCWDKCVTGSVGSSLSRSETSCLSNCAKRFAEVKMMALQRFTTTGRG; this comes from the exons ATGGATTCTTCGGCCCTCAGCAATCCGCGTCTCATGGCGCTCATTGAG GAGGAGAAAAAAAGGGCCATGGCGAACGAGCTGGTGGCGAAGCTGACGTTTGTCTGCTGGGACAAGTGCGTGACGGGGAGCGTGGGGAGCAGCCTGAGCAGGAGCGAGACCTCGTGCCTGTCCAACTGCGCGAAACGCTTCGCCGAGGTGAAGATGATGGCCCTGCAGCGCTTCACCACTACCGGCCGCGGCTGA
- the LOC100284629 gene encoding integral membrane protein like gives MRPDTAASASPTPKKKPDSKAALDLASWSFNVTTSVGLIMVNKALMATYGFTFATTLTGLHFATTTVMTLVFRWVGLSQPSQLPLPDLAKFVVFSNLSIVGMNVSLMWNSVGFYQVAKLCMIPASCLLEVVLDRVHYSRDTRLSIAVVLAGVAVCTVTDVSVNARGLVAAVVAVWSTALQQYYVHFLQRKHSLNSFSLLGHTAPAQAGSLLLAGPFVDYLLTGQRVDHFSFSSLALLFLALSCFIAIGVNLSQFICIGRFSAVSFQVLGHMKTVLVLSLGFLFFGKEGLSLQVVLGMALAVLGMVWYGNASAKPGGKERRGKDLPVTLKQDKDDTDK, from the exons ATGAGGCCAGACACGGCGGCCTCCGCCTCTCCGACTCCGAAGAAGAAACCCGACAGTAAAGCCGCGCTGGACCTCGCGTCGTGGAGCTTCAACGTCACCACGTCCGTCGGGCTCATCATGGTCAACAAGGCTCTAATGGCGACGTACGGGTTCACGTTCG CCACGACGTTAACGGGGCTGCATTTCGCGACCACCACCGTGATGACCCTCGTGTTCCGGTGGGTCGGCCTCAGCCAGCCGTCGCAGCTGCCGTTACCGGACCTAGCCAAGTTCGTGGTGTTCTCCAACCTGTCCATCGTGGGGATGAACGTCAGCCTGATGTGGAACTCCGTCGGCTTCTACCAGGTAGCCAAGCTCTGCATGATCCCGGCGTCGTGCCTCCTGGAGGTGGTCTTGGACCGCGTGCACTACTCCCGGGACACCAGGCTCAGCATCGCGGTCGTGCTCGCAGGAGTGGCGGTGTGCACCGTCACTGACGTGAGCGTCAACGCCAGAGGCCTGGTCGCGGCCGTCGTGGCTGTCTGGAGCACGGCTCTGCAGCAGTAT TatgttcatttcctccagcgcAAGCACTCTCTCAACTCGTTCAGCCTGCTGGGCCACACGGCGCCGGCGCAGGCAGGGTCGCTGCTGCTGGCAGGGCCGTTCGTTGACTACCTGCTGACAGGGCAAAGGGTGGACCACTTCAGCTTCTCGTCTCTCGCTCTG TTGTTCCTCGCGCTGTCGTGCTTCATCGCGATCGGGGTCAACCTGAGCCAGTTCATCTGCATCGGCCGCTTCTCCGCCGTGTCCTTCCAGGTCCTGGGCCACATGAAGACCGTGCTCGTCCTCTCCCTCGGCTTCCTCTTCTTCGGCAAGGAAGGCCTCAGCCTCCAGGTCGTCCTCGGGATGGCCCTCGCCGTCCTCGGGATGGTGTGGTACGGGAACGCGTCCGCTAAACCGGGCGGCAAGGAGCGCCGCGGCAAAGACCTGCCGGTGACCCTCAAACAAGACAAGGACGACACTGACAAATAA
- the LOC100276754 gene encoding uncharacterized protein LOC100276754, which yields MSYMRGDLLTRMRKLVKGLARPEPRWLKALERAPPVTFPRPEGKIKTLVLPEDVYVTKFNRIHPDSLYHDAIKISGFDPPPARVFAWRVLELKEQGVDEDVAMAVADNEYRTEKKAKKKAYKELKEIARSEGRKPPPNPYPSAIKEIQAEEKKYVMDRLHNPKVIEIANKMKEERDRMLRDRAAGQR from the exons ATGTCGTACATGCGGGGTGACCTGCTGACGAGGATGCGTAAGCTGGTGAAGGGCCTCGCCAGGCCCGAGCCCCGGTGGCTCAAGGCCTTGGAACG GGCTCCGCCAGTGACATTTCCTCGCCCAGAGGGGAAGATCAAGACTCTGGTGCTTCCTGAGGATGTGTATGTCACGAAGTTCAACAGAATACATCCAGATTCGCTTTACCATGATGCAATCAA GATAAGTGGATTTGATCCACCGCCAGCTCGAGTGTTTGCTTGGCGTGTCCTGGAGTTGAAAGAGCAAGGAGTCGATGAAGATGTTGCGATGGCTGTAGCAGAT AACGAGTACCGGACAGAGAAGAAGGCAAAGAAGAAAGCGTACAAGGAGCTGAAAGAAATCGCCCGCAGCGAAGGGAGGAAGCCACCTCCGAATCCATACCCGAGTGCCATAAAGGAAATACAAGCGGAGGAAAAGAAGTATGTCATGGACCGTTTGCATAACCCGAAGGTAATCGAGATTGCGAACAAGATGAAGGAGGAGCGAGACAGGATGTTGAGGGATAGAGCAGCAGGTCAGCGGTAG